The Rhodobacter sp. CZR27 genome includes a window with the following:
- a CDS encoding Lrp/AsnC family transcriptional regulator has translation MLDDTDRRLLRHLLAEPSLGTADLAERAGLTTATCWRRLERLTERGVIGARQAVIDWRKLGYSVEVSLRFTLDKTDPRAFDEFLAAARLVPEVIGIETFLGRVDVRLNVIARDMKHYQELYRARILTLPHISDIEALMLVATIREAEALPL, from the coding sequence ATGCTCGACGACACCGACCGCCGCCTGTTGCGCCACCTGCTGGCCGAGCCGTCGCTGGGCACGGCGGATCTTGCCGAGCGCGCTGGCCTGACCACCGCCACCTGCTGGCGGCGGCTGGAGCGGCTGACCGAAAGGGGCGTGATCGGCGCGCGGCAGGCGGTGATCGACTGGCGGAAGCTGGGATATTCGGTGGAGGTTTCCTTGCGCTTCACGCTGGACAAGACCGATCCGCGCGCCTTCGACGAATTCCTTGCCGCGGCGCGGCTGGTGCCGGAGGTGATCGGGATCGAGACCTTCCTCGGCCGGGTCGATGTGCGGCTGAACGTGATCGCCCGCGACATGAAGCACTACCAGGAGCTCTACCGCGCCCGGATCCTCACGCTGCCCCACATCTCGGACATCGAGGCCCTGATGCTGGTCGCCACCATCCGCGAGGCGGAGGCGCTGCCGCTGTGA
- the ilvC gene encoding ketol-acid reductoisomerase encodes MRVYYDRDCDINLIKDKKVAILGYGSQGHAHALNLRDSGAKNVVVALREGSPSAKKAEAEGLKVMGIAEAAAWCDLIMFTMPDELQAETYKKYVHDNLKEGAAIAFAHGLNVHFGLIEPKPGVDVIMMAPKGPGHTVRGEYVKGGGVPCLVAVHNDATGKAMEIGLSYCSAIGGGRSGIIETNFRQECETDLFGEQAVLCGGLVELIRMGFETLVEAGYEPEMAYFECLHEVKLIVDLIYEGGIANMNYSISNTAEYGEYVSGPRILPYDETKARMKAVLRDIQTGKFVRDFMQENAVGQPFFKATRRINDEHQIEKVGEKLRAMMPWISKGKMVDRARN; translated from the coding sequence ATGCGCGTCTATTACGATCGCGACTGCGACATCAACCTGATCAAGGACAAGAAGGTCGCCATCCTCGGCTATGGCAGCCAAGGCCACGCCCATGCGCTGAACCTGCGCGACTCTGGCGCGAAGAACGTGGTCGTGGCGCTGCGCGAAGGCTCGCCGTCCGCGAAGAAGGCCGAAGCCGAGGGCCTGAAGGTCATGGGCATTGCCGAAGCCGCCGCCTGGTGCGACCTGATCATGTTCACCATGCCCGACGAGCTTCAGGCCGAGACCTACAAGAAATACGTCCACGACAACCTGAAGGAAGGCGCCGCGATCGCCTTCGCCCACGGCCTGAACGTGCATTTCGGCCTGATCGAGCCGAAGCCGGGCGTCGATGTCATCATGATGGCGCCGAAGGGCCCGGGCCACACCGTCCGCGGCGAATACGTCAAGGGCGGCGGCGTGCCCTGCCTCGTGGCGGTGCACAACGACGCGACCGGCAAGGCGATGGAAATCGGCCTTTCCTATTGCTCGGCCATCGGCGGCGGCCGCTCGGGCATCATCGAGACCAACTTCCGCCAGGAATGCGAAACCGACCTGTTCGGCGAGCAGGCGGTTCTCTGCGGCGGTCTCGTGGAACTCATCCGCATGGGCTTCGAGACGCTGGTGGAAGCCGGCTACGAGCCCGAGATGGCCTATTTCGAGTGCCTGCACGAGGTGAAGCTGATCGTGGACCTGATCTACGAAGGCGGCATCGCCAACATGAACTACTCGATCTCGAACACCGCCGAATACGGCGAATATGTCTCGGGCCCGCGCATCCTGCCCTACGACGAGACCAAGGCCCGGATGAAGGCAGTGCTGCGCGACATCCAGACCGGCAAGTTCGTGCGCGACTTCATGCAGGAGAACGCGGTCGGCCAGCCGTTCTTCAAGGCCACCCGCCGCATCAACGACGAACACCAGATCGAGAAGGTCGGCGAGAAGCTGCGCGCCATGATGCCCTGGATCTCGAAGGGCAAGATGGTGGACCGCGCCCGGAACTGA